A genomic region of Micromonospora sp. NBRC 110009 contains the following coding sequences:
- a CDS encoding NADP-dependent oxidoreductase: protein MRAITVRDRATGAGRLTLTDLPYPHAAENDVIVRVHAAGFTPGELDWPATWTDRAGRDRTPSVPGHELSGVVVDLGYGTTGLTVGQRVFGLTDWARNGSLAEYTAVEARNLAPLPADIDHTVAAALPISGLTAWQGLFNHGHLTTGQTVLIHGAAGGVGSLAVQLAREVGAHVVGTGRAGDRDVTLDLGAHTFLDLDADELRHAGEVDLVLDVIGGDILARSTELVRQGGTVVTIAAPPTVQPTGGRAVFFVVEPDRVRLADLAQRVRTGRLKPIVRAVRPLSEATSVFARGRRTPGKTIIQVADEQGTPQS, encoded by the coding sequence ATGCGAGCAATCACCGTACGCGACCGTGCGACGGGTGCCGGCAGGCTCACCCTGACCGACCTGCCCTACCCGCACGCCGCGGAGAACGACGTCATCGTGCGCGTACACGCCGCGGGCTTCACCCCGGGCGAGCTCGACTGGCCGGCGACCTGGACCGACCGCGCCGGTCGCGACCGGACACCCAGCGTCCCCGGGCACGAGCTGTCCGGGGTCGTGGTTGACCTCGGCTACGGCACCACCGGCCTCACCGTCGGCCAGCGGGTGTTCGGATTGACCGACTGGGCCCGCAACGGCTCCCTGGCCGAGTACACCGCGGTGGAGGCGCGCAACCTCGCGCCTCTCCCGGCCGACATCGACCACACCGTGGCCGCCGCGTTGCCCATCTCCGGACTGACCGCGTGGCAGGGGCTCTTCAATCACGGCCACCTCACGACCGGCCAGACTGTCCTCATCCACGGCGCGGCGGGCGGGGTCGGCTCGCTCGCCGTCCAGCTCGCGCGCGAGGTGGGCGCCCACGTGGTCGGCACCGGCCGGGCCGGCGACCGTGACGTCACGCTCGACCTCGGCGCGCACACCTTCCTCGACCTGGACGCCGACGAGCTGCGGCACGCCGGCGAGGTGGACCTCGTACTCGACGTCATCGGCGGCGACATCCTCGCGCGATCGACCGAACTGGTACGGCAGGGCGGCACCGTCGTCACCATCGCCGCTCCGCCCACCGTACAGCCGACGGGCGGGCGAGCCGTCTTCTTCGTCGTCGAGCCCGATCGCGTCCGGCTGGCCGACCTCGCCCAGCGGGTGCGGACCGGACGGCTCAAGCCCATCGTCCGTGCGGTGCGCCCGTTGTCCGAAGCGACCTCCGTGTTCGCCCGCGGCCGCCGCACGCCGGGCAAGACGATCATTCAGGTCGCGGACGAGCAGGGCACGCCGCAGTCGTGA
- a CDS encoding HD domain-containing protein, producing MPEVIAGWEIPETAAVAEATRHIQETTSPLIYHHSRRVFLFGLVHAHRLGVAPDPELLYLAAMFHDTGLLTPFSNVEQRFEVDGADHARTFLLDRGFSTAAANTVWTAIALHTTPGIPDRMAPEIATTYLGVLTDVLGLGLDELERDQLEEILAVHPRGDFKNEFLRTYVEGLKNRPETTNGTVNSDVLEHFIPGFQRVMTVQRIVGSPWPS from the coding sequence ATGCCAGAGGTCATCGCGGGGTGGGAGATTCCTGAGACAGCGGCCGTCGCCGAGGCGACCAGGCACATCCAGGAGACGACCAGCCCTCTCATCTACCACCATTCGCGACGGGTCTTCCTCTTCGGCCTCGTCCACGCACACCGGCTCGGCGTGGCACCGGACCCGGAGCTGCTCTACCTGGCGGCCATGTTCCACGACACCGGCCTCCTGACGCCCTTCTCCAACGTCGAGCAGCGCTTCGAAGTCGACGGGGCCGACCACGCGCGCACGTTCCTCCTGGACCGGGGATTCTCGACGGCCGCCGCGAACACCGTCTGGACAGCGATCGCGCTGCACACCACACCGGGCATCCCCGACCGGATGGCCCCAGAGATCGCGACCACGTACCTCGGTGTCCTGACCGACGTGCTCGGTCTCGGCCTGGACGAACTGGAACGCGATCAGCTGGAGGAGATCCTCGCCGTCCATCCCCGCGGCGACTTCAAGAACGAGTTCCTGCGCACCTACGTCGAGGGCCTGAAGAACCGCCCCGAGACCACCAACGGCACCGTGAACTCCGACGTGTTGGAACACTTTATCCCCGGCTTCCAGCGGGTGATGACGGTCCAGCGCATCGTCGGCTCGCCCTGGCCGAGCTGA
- a CDS encoding DUF6745 domain-containing protein, giving the protein MGSVRRGVLNRSLAAARAPIWEQTSDLDRFRAFGDFHQFMEWEGYYGEQRYDGVEARYDLMEYPYRCNPVTKPECMTLAPVLQAVRRVYDSVHCPIWATMDRSLTSRYTMQPAWFWDAERSFVDQDDEGHAAVRYCLDHDDRFFEPAWCYHPDWVLLAAIDTYREVLATTPGPGREGCRDVALAAGPWWPFANVAVMSERPSLLRVNGHGQLHADEEPAVVWPDGSQMWARDGVARAPQ; this is encoded by the coding sequence GTGGGGTCGGTCCGGCGCGGCGTTCTGAACCGGTCCCTGGCGGCAGCGCGGGCGCCGATCTGGGAGCAGACCAGCGACCTCGACCGGTTCAGGGCCTTCGGGGACTTCCACCAGTTCATGGAGTGGGAGGGGTACTACGGTGAACAGCGCTACGACGGCGTCGAAGCCCGCTACGACCTGATGGAGTACCCGTACCGGTGCAACCCCGTCACGAAGCCCGAGTGCATGACCCTCGCCCCGGTGCTGCAGGCGGTTCGGCGGGTGTACGACTCGGTGCATTGCCCGATCTGGGCGACCATGGACCGCAGCCTCACCTCCCGCTACACCATGCAGCCCGCCTGGTTCTGGGACGCCGAGCGCAGCTTCGTGGATCAGGACGACGAGGGACATGCCGCCGTCCGTTACTGCCTGGACCACGACGACCGGTTCTTCGAGCCGGCCTGGTGCTACCACCCCGACTGGGTCCTGCTCGCCGCCATCGACACGTACCGAGAGGTGCTCGCAACCACGCCTGGTCCCGGCCGGGAGGGGTGCCGGGATGTGGCGTTGGCGGCGGGGCCGTGGTGGCCGTTCGCAAACGTCGCCGTCATGAGCGAACGACCCAGCCTCCTGCGGGTCAACGGGCACGGCCAGCTTCACGCCGACGAGGAGCCAGCCGTCGTTTGGCCGGACGGCAGCCAGATGTGGGCGCGCGACGGCGTGGCCCGCGCGCCACAGTGA
- a CDS encoding transposase family protein: protein MQVISAARAEWIFPFTGLQPAQFRRLVRLVAERGGDTIADGRPGRQWALDLPDRVLLVAVYWRTNLTMRQIGPLFGVSHSAAHRVIDSLGPLLALAPVRRRPVDQIAIVDGSLIPTRDHRLAARSKNYRYSTNLQVAIDASTRLVIAVGDPQPGNRNDTIVYRTSGIDQKLAGRPVMADGAYRGNPEVIIPYRKPSDGSELPAWKEELNTQHRTVRAGVEHALARMKCWNILRDYRRAAHTLIDTASGIARLHNIVLAG from the coding sequence GTGCAGGTGATCTCCGCAGCGCGCGCCGAGTGGATCTTCCCGTTCACCGGGCTGCAGCCGGCTCAGTTCCGCAGGCTGGTCCGCCTGGTCGCCGAGCGAGGCGGGGACACGATCGCTGACGGTCGGCCGGGCCGGCAGTGGGCCCTCGACCTGCCGGACCGCGTGCTGTTGGTGGCCGTGTACTGGCGCACGAACCTGACCATGCGCCAGATCGGCCCGCTGTTCGGGGTCTCGCACTCCGCCGCGCACCGGGTCATCGACTCCCTCGGCCCGCTGCTGGCCCTCGCCCCCGTGCGTCGGCGTCCGGTCGACCAGATCGCCATCGTCGACGGCAGCCTGATCCCCACCCGGGACCACCGCCTTGCCGCCCGGAGCAAGAACTACCGCTACTCGACCAACCTGCAGGTCGCCATCGACGCCAGCACACGTCTCGTCATCGCCGTAGGCGACCCGCAGCCGGGAAACCGCAACGACACCATCGTCTACCGCACCTCAGGCATCGACCAGAAGCTCGCGGGCCGGCCTGTGATGGCCGACGGCGCCTACCGCGGCAACCCGGAAGTGATCATCCCGTACCGCAAGCCCTCCGACGGCAGCGAACTGCCGGCCTGGAAGGAAGAGCTCAACACCCAGCACCGCACCGTCCGCGCCGGGGTCGAACACGCCCTGGCCAGGATGAAGTGCTGGAACATCCTGCGGGACTACCGCCGAGCCGCCCACACCTTGATCGATACCGCTTCCGGCATCGCCCGTCTCCACAACATCGTCCTCGCCGGGTGA
- a CDS encoding HNH endonuclease family protein, whose protein sequence is MRVTRQSTRPSPWRRAIIAAAAVAVTGACLLAVDAQAALATPPGIPSRATAQSQLNVLTVKSEGSLTGYSRDLFPHWITISGTCNTRETVLKRDGTSVVTDSSCAAVSGRWYSPYDGATWYAASDVDIDHVVPLAEAWRSGANSWTTSRRQSFANDLSHPQLIAVTDNVNQSKGDQDPSTWQPPLSSYRCTYSKMWITVKYTWGLSLQSSEKSALQTMLNTCSS, encoded by the coding sequence ATGCGAGTCACCCGACAGTCCACCCGACCCTCACCGTGGCGGCGAGCTATCATCGCCGCAGCCGCGGTGGCCGTCACCGGCGCCTGCCTGCTCGCCGTCGACGCTCAGGCAGCCCTGGCCACGCCTCCGGGAATCCCCTCCAGGGCGACCGCTCAGTCGCAGCTCAACGTCCTCACCGTCAAGTCCGAGGGCTCGTTGACCGGGTACTCCCGCGACCTGTTCCCGCACTGGATCACCATCAGCGGCACCTGCAACACCCGGGAGACCGTCCTCAAGCGCGACGGCACGTCCGTCGTCACCGACAGCAGTTGCGCGGCCGTGTCGGGACGGTGGTACAGCCCCTACGACGGCGCGACCTGGTACGCCGCCTCCGACGTCGACATCGACCACGTCGTTCCCCTCGCGGAGGCCTGGCGGTCGGGTGCAAACAGCTGGACCACCAGCCGGCGGCAGAGCTTCGCCAACGACCTCAGCCACCCCCAGCTGATCGCGGTCACCGACAACGTCAACCAGTCCAAGGGCGACCAGGACCCGTCCACCTGGCAGCCGCCGCTGTCGTCGTACCGGTGCACCTACAGCAAGATGTGGATCACCGTGAAGTACACCTGGGGGCTGAGCCTGCAGTCGTCGGAGAAGTCCGCCCTGCAAACCATGCTGAACACCTGCAGCTCCTGA
- a CDS encoding endonuclease/exonuclease/phosphatase family protein — MANDLIVMTWNMENLFRPDDTDTSAAETYAAKLTYLAGLVSGTGADIVALQEIGTPAAAEDLRAALGEPWQAVVSSHPDSRGIRVAVLARHPLTEEVQIVALPRAGLPAVPDVDGETLTHLGRGAVQVHVDCGGPGLRLLTAHLKSKLLTYPGGRRYPRNEDERARGAGYALLRRTAEAVALRVHLNDVLAAAAVDGQPGMPTILCGDLNDGPDAVTTVLPEGPSDGDVHRPDKGDAVRLYNLGRRLPPARAYSRIYQGRGELIDHILATRDLQLRLVSIDSLVDDITSIGASTRSRETAIIPDHAPVVARFTSP, encoded by the coding sequence GTGGCCAACGACCTGATCGTCATGACCTGGAACATGGAAAACCTGTTCCGACCCGACGACACCGACACCTCGGCGGCAGAGACCTACGCCGCGAAGCTCACCTATCTTGCCGGGCTCGTCTCCGGCACCGGCGCCGACATCGTCGCTCTCCAGGAGATCGGCACGCCGGCAGCCGCTGAGGACCTGCGTGCAGCCCTGGGCGAGCCCTGGCAAGCTGTCGTGTCCTCTCACCCGGACAGCCGCGGCATCCGTGTGGCTGTCCTCGCTCGGCATCCCCTCACCGAGGAAGTACAGATCGTCGCGCTGCCCCGGGCCGGGCTGCCGGCTGTCCCCGACGTTGACGGCGAGACCCTCACCCATCTGGGTCGCGGGGCGGTCCAGGTACATGTCGACTGCGGCGGCCCAGGGTTGCGGCTGCTCACCGCCCACCTCAAGAGCAAGCTGCTCACCTACCCGGGCGGGCGGCGCTACCCCCGCAACGAAGATGAACGAGCCCGCGGCGCCGGTTACGCGCTGCTGCGCCGCACCGCCGAGGCCGTTGCGCTCCGCGTCCACCTCAACGACGTGCTCGCCGCGGCCGCCGTGGACGGACAGCCGGGCATGCCGACGATCCTGTGCGGCGATCTCAACGACGGACCGGACGCCGTCACCACCGTCCTGCCGGAAGGCCCCTCCGACGGGGACGTTCACCGGCCGGACAAGGGTGACGCGGTCCGGCTGTACAACCTCGGACGACGCCTGCCCCCAGCCCGCGCCTACTCCCGCATCTACCAAGGCCGCGGAGAGCTCATCGACCACATCCTGGCCACCCGCGACCTGCAACTGCGGCTGGTGAGCATCGACTCGCTCGTCGACGACATCACCTCCATCGGCGCCTCCACCCGCAGCCGGGAAACGGCCATCATTCCTGACCACGCCCCGGTCGTCGCTCGGTTCACCAGCCCGTAG
- the ltrA gene encoding group II intron reverse transcriptase/maturase, protein MNTGAPWPSLDEAWRRVLEIQTKLHRWAGEDGSRRFDDLFNLVTDPAFLMVAWDRVRSNTGSRSAGVDGLTAHHLQALVGAEPFMGMIREAVRSGEFRPLPVRERLIPKPGSLKKRRLGIPTVADRVVQASLKLVLEPIFEADFHPCSFGFRPRRRAQDAIADIHLLTSKSYEWILEADIEACFDSIDHAALMARMRRRVGDKRVLSLVKAFLKAGILTETGSREETHTGTPQGGILSPLLANIALSVLDDFAQHTWQAVMSTRVLRAKRRRHGQPNWRLVRYADDFVILVHGDRRDAEQLRDEVAVVLAGMGLRLSAPKTMVVHIDEGFDFLGFRIQRHRKRGTGRRFVYTYPSKKAVTAIKDKVRALTHSSAQADLTALLERVNGALRGWSNYFKHGVSKRTFSYLGAFTWRRTAIWIRKRHKGLTWKQLRRRFMAGGWTITDGQLTLFNPASVTVSRYRRRSVIPNPWTPLTRRLTQPT, encoded by the coding sequence GTGAATACCGGCGCGCCGTGGCCGAGCCTCGACGAGGCATGGCGGCGGGTACTGGAGATTCAAACCAAGCTGCATCGATGGGCAGGCGAGGACGGTTCTCGCCGGTTTGATGATCTGTTCAACCTTGTCACCGATCCCGCGTTCCTGATGGTGGCGTGGGATCGGGTGCGGAGCAACACCGGCTCGCGCAGCGCTGGTGTGGACGGCTTGACCGCCCACCACCTTCAGGCGCTGGTCGGTGCGGAACCCTTCATGGGCATGATCCGGGAGGCGGTGCGGTCAGGCGAGTTTCGGCCGCTTCCGGTGCGGGAGCGGCTGATCCCGAAGCCGGGCAGCCTCAAGAAGCGTCGGCTGGGTATCCCCACTGTCGCTGACCGGGTCGTGCAGGCGTCGCTGAAGCTGGTGTTGGAGCCGATCTTCGAGGCGGACTTCCATCCGTGCTCGTTCGGTTTCCGGCCACGCCGACGCGCTCAGGACGCGATCGCCGACATCCATCTTCTGACGTCCAAATCGTATGAGTGGATCTTGGAAGCGGACATCGAGGCGTGCTTCGACTCGATCGACCACGCCGCGCTGATGGCGCGGATGCGTCGACGCGTCGGGGACAAGCGCGTGTTGAGCCTGGTGAAAGCCTTCCTCAAGGCCGGAATCCTCACCGAGACCGGCTCCCGCGAGGAGACACACACCGGGACGCCGCAAGGGGGCATCCTGTCTCCGCTGTTGGCCAACATCGCCCTGTCCGTGCTGGACGACTTCGCCCAGCACACCTGGCAGGCGGTGATGTCGACGAGAGTCCTGCGCGCGAAACGCCGCCGGCACGGCCAGCCGAACTGGCGGCTCGTCCGCTACGCAGACGACTTCGTCATCCTCGTGCACGGCGACCGGCGTGACGCCGAACAGTTGCGCGACGAGGTGGCCGTGGTGCTCGCCGGGATGGGCCTGCGCCTGTCTGCGCCGAAGACCATGGTGGTCCACATCGACGAGGGCTTCGACTTCCTCGGTTTCCGCATCCAGCGGCACCGGAAGCGAGGCACGGGTAGGCGCTTCGTATACACGTACCCGTCCAAGAAAGCGGTCACCGCGATCAAGGACAAGGTCCGCGCGCTCACCCACAGTTCAGCGCAAGCCGACTTGACCGCCCTGCTGGAACGCGTCAACGGCGCGCTGCGGGGGTGGAGCAACTACTTCAAGCACGGCGTGTCGAAACGGACCTTCAGCTACCTCGGCGCCTTCACCTGGCGCCGGACAGCTATCTGGATCCGTAAACGGCACAAGGGCCTGACGTGGAAGCAACTCCGACGGCGCTTCATGGCCGGCGGATGGACGATCACCGACGGACAGCTCACCCTGTTCAACCCGGCCTCGGTCACCGTGTCCCGATACCGACGCCGCAGCGTGATCCCCAACCCCTGGACACCCCTGACGCGTCGCCTGACCCAGCCGACGTGA
- a CDS encoding ATP-dependent DNA ligase — MTSARSRAGAAADPVLRRPVAPMLAAPVDVVPEGPGLVHEPKWDGWRAIAFRETDGVYLQSRAGRNLTTYFPDITRAIRAAIPPGVVLDGELIVWERGRTNFAQLQRRVTAGRALLRLARECPAHYVLFDLLSDVGGMVILDLPLSERRARLEQLLADAPAQLTLTPQTADMRQVSDWLVNWTVAAGIEGVVSKRLGGRYEPGRRGWSKFRTRIVTEAVVGGVTGSIRSPETVLLGRFDRRGQLRYTGRSHPLTTNQSVDLASLLLLPRMPRPGTVAHPWSQPLPASWSGQLDRPEPLRYVQVEPTVVAEIDADVAFEHQRWRHRVRYARARTDMSVYDVPLLLGQGEDPLGAPAG, encoded by the coding sequence ATGACTTCCGCCCGGTCTCGGGCGGGCGCGGCGGCGGACCCGGTGCTGCGCCGGCCGGTCGCGCCGATGCTCGCGGCGCCGGTCGACGTGGTGCCCGAGGGCCCCGGCCTGGTGCATGAGCCGAAGTGGGACGGGTGGCGGGCGATCGCCTTCCGCGAGACCGACGGGGTGTACCTGCAGTCGCGGGCCGGCCGGAATCTGACCACCTACTTTCCGGACATCACCCGGGCGATCCGGGCGGCGATCCCGCCGGGCGTGGTGCTCGACGGGGAGCTGATCGTGTGGGAGCGGGGTCGGACGAACTTCGCGCAGCTGCAGCGACGCGTCACTGCCGGCCGGGCCCTGCTGCGCCTGGCCCGCGAGTGTCCCGCCCACTACGTCCTGTTCGACTTGCTCTCCGATGTCGGAGGGATGGTGATCCTGGACTTGCCGCTGTCGGAGCGTCGGGCCCGGCTGGAGCAGCTGCTTGCTGACGCACCGGCGCAGCTGACCCTGACTCCGCAGACGGCGGACATGCGGCAGGTGTCGGACTGGCTGGTGAACTGGACCGTGGCGGCGGGCATCGAGGGTGTGGTGAGCAAGCGCCTGGGCGGTCGTTACGAGCCGGGCCGGCGAGGCTGGTCGAAGTTCAGGACCCGGATCGTCACGGAGGCCGTCGTCGGTGGCGTGACCGGCAGCATCCGCAGTCCGGAGACAGTGCTGTTGGGTCGGTTCGACCGGCGGGGGCAGCTGCGGTACACCGGCCGCTCCCACCCGCTGACCACCAACCAGTCCGTGGATCTGGCGTCGCTGCTCTTACTGCCGCGGATGCCGCGCCCCGGCACGGTGGCCCATCCGTGGTCGCAGCCGCTGCCCGCGTCGTGGTCCGGGCAACTGGACCGGCCCGAGCCGCTGCGGTACGTGCAGGTCGAGCCGACCGTGGTGGCGGAGATCGACGCTGACGTGGCGTTCGAGCACCAGCGGTGGCGCCACCGCGTGCGCTACGCCAGGGCCCGGACCGACATGTCGGTCTACGACGTGCCGCTGCTCCTCGGTCAAGGCGAAGACCCGCTCGGGGCGCCGGCCGGCTGA
- a CDS encoding septum formation family protein → MRRWRVRVAVAALAGTVTAMAGCGAPAGLDGDLTDDWRPAAAAVQFTPKVGDCHVIANPSSYLTSYQPVDCTRQHLLETFYLGTFTGAVAERETPPPVGSAVLRPAFAECDAKATTFVGGDWRGARLTVQVAPPSPGGWQGGSRWFRCDIFELDTADGGSAQRHPDDHPVQHTGSLRDALKGPSPLALGCLNEDRYGAFEQTGCARPHTFEYVGSWTAPDTPYADAGRDEDGVHAKCRALVARYAKVPVDGVLRYRTGTSYLVPAAEAWARGDRGIRCFYWSGGPKVTHSIKGGGTKALPVR, encoded by the coding sequence ATGCGACGGTGGCGGGTACGGGTGGCGGTGGCCGCCCTGGCCGGGACGGTGACGGCGATGGCGGGCTGCGGGGCACCGGCGGGATTGGACGGCGACCTGACCGACGACTGGCGGCCCGCCGCGGCGGCCGTGCAGTTCACCCCGAAGGTGGGCGACTGCCACGTGATCGCCAACCCGTCGAGTTACCTGACCAGCTACCAGCCGGTCGACTGCACGCGGCAGCACCTGCTGGAGACCTTCTACCTGGGCACCTTCACCGGCGCGGTAGCCGAACGGGAAACCCCGCCGCCGGTGGGTTCGGCGGTGCTGCGACCAGCGTTCGCCGAATGCGACGCGAAGGCGACCACGTTCGTCGGTGGCGACTGGCGGGGCGCTCGCCTGACGGTGCAGGTCGCGCCCCCGTCCCCGGGCGGGTGGCAGGGTGGCAGTCGCTGGTTCCGGTGCGACATTTTCGAGCTGGACACGGCCGACGGCGGCTCCGCGCAACGGCATCCGGACGACCACCCCGTGCAGCACACCGGCAGCCTGCGGGACGCGCTGAAGGGCCCGTCACCGCTGGCCCTCGGGTGCCTGAACGAGGACCGGTACGGCGCCTTCGAGCAGACCGGCTGCGCCCGGCCGCACACGTTCGAGTACGTCGGCTCGTGGACGGCGCCGGACACCCCGTACGCGGACGCGGGCCGCGACGAGGACGGCGTGCACGCGAAGTGCCGGGCCCTCGTGGCCCGGTACGCGAAGGTTCCGGTCGACGGCGTGCTGCGCTACCGGACGGGCACCTCGTACCTGGTGCCGGCCGCGGAGGCGTGGGCGCGCGGTGACCGGGGAATCCGCTGCTTCTACTGGTCGGGGGGTCCGAAGGTGACCCACTCGATCAAGGGCGGTGGCACGAAGGCGCTGCCAGTCCGCTGA
- a CDS encoding GlxA family transcriptional regulator: MTAGTHRVAILVYDGVTLLDVAGPAEVFKEANRFGADYGIMLLSPTGAGVTTNLGVRIAADGALSQAPAVDTLLVAGSDRFPRARVPAELVDAVRTPAAAAGRVASICTGAFVLAAAGLLDGKRATTHWKVAHELAARHPTSRVEPDAIYVRDGTTYTSAGVTAGIDLALALVEEDHGPDVARDVARALVVYMQRAGGQSQFSAPLQGAPPRSPALRTITDLVTANPSGDHSLGELARHLNVSTRHLTRLFHDELSTTPARYVENIRFDMARALLDQGHSATRAATLAGFPSYESMRRVFARKLSISPAAYQRRFGTTRRTVAG, from the coding sequence GTGACCGCCGGCACCCACCGCGTGGCGATCCTCGTCTACGACGGGGTGACGTTGCTGGACGTCGCTGGTCCCGCGGAGGTGTTCAAGGAGGCGAACCGGTTCGGCGCCGACTACGGCATCATGCTGCTGTCGCCCACCGGGGCGGGCGTCACGACGAACCTCGGAGTCCGGATCGCGGCCGACGGAGCCCTCTCGCAGGCGCCGGCCGTCGACACGTTGCTGGTTGCCGGGTCCGACCGGTTTCCGCGCGCTCGGGTCCCCGCCGAACTCGTGGACGCCGTACGGACGCCGGCGGCCGCGGCCGGTCGGGTCGCGTCGATCTGCACCGGGGCTTTCGTCCTCGCCGCCGCCGGACTCCTCGACGGCAAGCGCGCGACCACGCACTGGAAGGTCGCGCACGAACTGGCCGCCCGGCATCCGACGTCCCGCGTCGAGCCCGACGCGATCTACGTCCGGGACGGCACGACGTACACCTCGGCAGGGGTCACGGCCGGAATCGATCTGGCGCTCGCCCTCGTCGAAGAGGATCACGGGCCGGACGTGGCGCGCGACGTCGCCCGTGCCCTCGTGGTGTACATGCAGCGTGCGGGCGGCCAGTCGCAGTTCTCTGCACCGCTGCAGGGAGCGCCGCCCCGATCGCCGGCTCTCCGCACGATCACCGACCTGGTGACGGCGAACCCCAGCGGGGACCATTCGCTCGGCGAACTCGCGCGACACCTCAACGTGAGTACCCGGCACCTCACCCGGCTCTTCCACGACGAGCTGTCGACGACACCGGCCCGCTACGTGGAGAACATCCGGTTCGACATGGCCAGGGCACTGCTCGACCAGGGGCACAGCGCGACGCGGGCCGCGACCCTCGCCGGGTTCCCCAGCTACGAGAGCATGCGACGGGTCTTCGCACGGAAACTGTCGATCAGTCCCGCCGCCTACCAGCGCCGGTTCGGCACGACGCGCCGTACCGTCGCGGGTTAG
- a CDS encoding RNA polymerase sigma factor, whose product MPAARQRVVQEFSEFFRGFAGRLATWLEYLDVPRAGAKKITQETMTKPYRRWAEIESPEAWTRVVASRAWAARLATVDAIPVEDVEEHAPHHAGGCEMAAPEARLDVCEAIRKLPARQRQVLAWSFEGYTPTEMAEHLRKTPDAVRASLYKGRQKLEDLLRPQDSDQ is encoded by the coding sequence GTGCCCGCCGCCCGGCAGCGGGTCGTCCAAGAGTTCAGCGAGTTCTTCCGCGGGTTCGCCGGCCGGCTCGCCACCTGGCTCGAGTACCTCGATGTCCCGCGCGCCGGGGCCAAGAAGATCACTCAGGAAACGATGACCAAGCCCTACCGCCGGTGGGCCGAAATCGAAAGCCCGGAGGCCTGGACACGGGTGGTCGCCTCCAGGGCTTGGGCCGCCCGCCTCGCGACGGTCGACGCCATCCCGGTGGAGGACGTCGAGGAGCACGCCCCGCACCACGCCGGCGGATGCGAGATGGCCGCACCTGAGGCAAGGCTCGACGTCTGCGAGGCGATCCGGAAGTTGCCGGCCCGGCAGCGGCAGGTGCTCGCCTGGTCATTCGAGGGATACACGCCGACCGAGATGGCGGAGCACCTGCGCAAGACCCCGGACGCGGTGCGAGCCAGCCTCTACAAGGGGCGCCAGAAGCTAGAGGATTTGCTGCGGCCGCAGGACTCGGACCAGTGA